The following coding sequences are from one Paenibacillus tundrae window:
- a CDS encoding AAA family ATPase, producing MSKLPLFVVTGASGTGKTTICALVRESLPEFDVFDMDIIDNVDWQIAKANWLRIAYSISLSGRGTVLCGTMVPENIESADHKDKFETIHYINLHCEDETRAARLLARGWGNEAVQEHKNFANWLVQNASIAFTPPMPTINTSELTPEEAAKEIKDWVLSNW from the coding sequence ATGAGTAAATTGCCTTTATTTGTTGTTACAGGTGCCAGCGGAACAGGTAAAACTACGATTTGTGCACTGGTGCGTGAGAGCCTTCCTGAATTTGATGTATTTGATATGGACATTATCGATAATGTCGACTGGCAAATTGCAAAAGCAAATTGGCTCAGAATTGCTTATAGTATTTCATTAAGTGGTCGCGGCACTGTGCTCTGTGGAACGATGGTTCCAGAAAACATTGAATCTGCTGACCACAAGGATAAGTTTGAGACAATTCACTACATTAACTTACATTGCGAAGACGAAACACGTGCAGCAAGATTGTTAGCGCGAGGCTGGGGGAATGAAGCTGTCCAAGAACATAAGAATTTTGCCAATTGGTTGGTGCAGAATGCAAGTATAGCTTTTACCCCTCCAATGCCAACAATCAACACAAGTGAACTTACACCTGAAGAAGCAGCAAAAGAGATTAAAGATTGGGTTTTAAGTAACTGGTGA
- a CDS encoding SAM-dependent methyltransferase: protein MTAADIAYSHPVQQLKNKGLLDIEHGIENIGKVKQNYVWNYFKTVDELRSSRMRALTDCTDDMCVNSNRYLAATLPQLPFQDNQFDITLSAHFLFMYSDRLDLSFHQATTRELMRVTRKEIRVFPIVDLASERSAHLDPIINLIEGAGWHYEIQNTGYEFQRNVNQLLRIYNKDNSI from the coding sequence GTGACAGCTGCTGATATTGCATATTCTCATCCGGTTCAGCAGCTTAAGAACAAAGGGCTGTTAGATATAGAACATGGCATTGAGAATATTGGAAAGGTTAAACAAAATTATGTTTGGAATTATTTCAAAACAGTTGATGAGCTGAGATCAAGTCGGATGAGAGCTTTGACAGACTGCACTGATGATATGTGTGTAAATTCTAACCGTTATCTTGCAGCAACTTTGCCGCAACTACCATTTCAGGATAATCAGTTTGATATCACGTTGTCGGCGCATTTCTTGTTTATGTATTCAGATCGACTAGACCTGAGCTTTCACCAAGCGACCACACGAGAACTTATGAGAGTAACGCGCAAAGAAATTCGAGTGTTTCCTATTGTGGATTTAGCAAGTGAAAGATCAGCACATTTGGATCCTATTATCAACTTGATCGAAGGTGCCGGATGGCATTACGAAATCCAGAATACAGGTTATGAGTTTCAGCGAAATGTGAATCAACTGTTGCGGATATACAATAAGGATAACAGCATTTAA
- a CDS encoding nuclear transport factor 2 family protein, which produces MERETAVEVINQYFRSWVEKDFNLFVGSIHEEAIVRECTGEVIQGRDELNRWFKQWNGSDNEVMYWDIHNIGFDYEQMTAFVEWKFKCKYKGTTYEWDGTSIVYFENSLIIELNEYEMKKDKSYPYKQDSVAI; this is translated from the coding sequence TTGGAACGAGAAACGGCAGTCGAAGTTATTAATCAATATTTCAGATCATGGGTTGAGAAGGATTTTAATCTCTTTGTCGGAAGCATTCATGAAGAAGCAATTGTAAGGGAGTGCACGGGAGAAGTAATTCAAGGTCGAGATGAACTGAATCGATGGTTTAAACAGTGGAACGGTAGCGACAATGAGGTTATGTATTGGGATATTCATAATATCGGCTTCGATTACGAGCAGATGACAGCTTTTGTTGAATGGAAGTTCAAATGCAAGTATAAGGGCACAACGTATGAATGGGATGGCACTAGTATAGTTTACTTTGAGAACTCATTAATTATAGAACTGAATGAATATGAGATGAAGAAAGATAAATCTTATCCATACAAACAAGATAGCGTTGCTATCTAG
- a CDS encoding GNAT family N-acetyltransferase, which produces MSYSINEMTVGFAEEILHWKYEQPYDFYDNELSLEALDELINSSYYVLLDIHDELIGFMCMGSSAQVPNETYVYGENYIDLGIGMNPELTGKGQGTLFFSSVLSFIVDTFEHSAYRLTVAAFNQRAIHLYQKFGFITVDRFSKGDYEFIVMIK; this is translated from the coding sequence TTGTCTTATTCAATAAATGAAATGACCGTAGGATTTGCTGAAGAGATACTGCATTGGAAATATGAACAACCGTATGATTTCTATGATAATGAACTTTCATTAGAGGCATTGGATGAATTAATAAATAGCTCCTATTACGTTCTTTTAGATATTCATGATGAACTGATTGGGTTTATGTGTATGGGGAGTTCAGCTCAGGTTCCGAATGAAACTTATGTTTATGGTGAAAATTACATCGATCTTGGAATAGGCATGAATCCAGAATTAACTGGAAAAGGGCAGGGAACTTTATTTTTCTCAAGTGTATTGAGTTTCATCGTGGATACATTTGAACATAGTGCTTACCGCTTAACAGTCGCAGCATTTAACCAAAGAGCAATTCATCTTTACCAGAAATTCGGATTTATTACTGTGGATCGATTTAGTAAAGGAGATTATGAGTTCATTGTCATGATCAAGTGA
- a CDS encoding phosphotransferase enzyme family protein, with protein sequence MTNEQLMLLLNNYDVDRPELTFLRHNENRTYRVQDSAGKQYLLRIHDPFVQEMKGLQHTEAGVLAELDMLERWGQWYKDEVQKPVRNQSGQLVTTFEGDGYKLNASLLTWMEGRDLTKEDTQNAAVIKKLGTHMSELHAFFNQYIPVGMEARPSQGKAYNERMAQVIYSGVPQGLFTSADAVIIDNTLRLINSRLSDEGGNEGPDLIHGDVGLGNAIWTANGDLRFIDFGFYGKGYAQTDVAMGALMLPSDRRDAFLEAYYGGKGCSENELLQLEGFMLAAIIGFYVFQFGNEKMHDWMRERMPILCAERCKPFLRGERILYQ encoded by the coding sequence ATGACCAATGAACAGCTAATGCTTCTGCTAAATAATTACGATGTGGATCGGCCAGAACTGACGTTTCTAAGACATAACGAAAATAGGACTTACCGGGTTCAGGACAGCGCTGGCAAACAGTACCTACTTCGTATTCATGATCCCTTTGTGCAGGAGATGAAGGGATTACAGCACACTGAAGCAGGTGTTTTGGCAGAACTGGATATGTTGGAGCGATGGGGTCAATGGTACAAGGATGAAGTGCAGAAGCCAGTGCGGAACCAAAGCGGCCAACTTGTCACGACTTTTGAAGGAGATGGATACAAACTGAATGCATCGCTTCTTACTTGGATGGAAGGTCGTGATCTGACTAAGGAAGATACACAAAATGCAGCAGTTATCAAGAAACTGGGCACGCATATGTCAGAGCTGCATGCCTTTTTTAATCAGTACATTCCAGTCGGTATGGAAGCACGACCGAGCCAGGGGAAAGCCTACAACGAACGAATGGCACAGGTAATCTATTCAGGTGTTCCTCAAGGTCTTTTTACATCTGCGGATGCGGTAATTATTGATAATACGTTACGATTGATAAACTCTCGTTTGTCGGATGAAGGTGGGAATGAAGGGCCAGATCTTATTCACGGCGATGTAGGCTTGGGGAATGCGATTTGGACAGCGAATGGCGACTTACGGTTTATCGACTTCGGGTTCTATGGAAAGGGATACGCCCAAACAGATGTGGCAATGGGGGCTTTGATGCTACCTTCAGATCGCCGTGATGCTTTTCTTGAGGCGTATTATGGTGGAAAGGGTTGCTCAGAGAATGAGTTGTTGCAGTTGGAAGGTTTTATGCTCGCAGCGATCATCGGGTTCTATGTTTTTCAGTTTGGGAACGAGAAAATGCATGATTGGATGCGTGAGCGAATGCCGATATTATGTGCCGAACGCTGCAAACCTTTTTTACGAGGAGAACGGATTTTATATCAATAA
- a CDS encoding DUF4085 family protein, whose amino-acid sequence MIGCVSECRYYVPNAANLFYEENGFYINNGFSKILIKQEGQIVGSYWIYDELYRTDRGYEVHVLFSGVGDPECIIRCEDIIIAEE is encoded by the coding sequence ATGATTGGATGCGTGAGCGAATGCCGATATTATGTGCCGAACGCTGCAAACCTTTTTTACGAGGAGAACGGATTTTATATCAATAATGGATTTTCTAAAATACTTATTAAACAAGAGGGACAAATCGTAGGCAGTTACTGGATTTATGACGAATTGTATCGTACAGATCGTGGATATGAAGTGCATGTACTTTTTTCTGGTGTAGGAGATCCCGAATGCATTATTCGTTGTGAGGATATTAT